TTCCCCATTTGATATTTAATTGAGGATCATTCCATTTAATTGTTTTTTCGTAGTTCTTTTTGTATTTACCAGCGCATTTGTATACAACAATTGTTTTCTCTTGAAGTGCCAAGAAACCATGCGCAAATCCTTTTGGAATCCATAGTCCCATACTGTTTTTATCAGATATTTCTATTGAAAAATATTCCCCAAAAGTATTAGATTCCTTTCTCAGGTCAACAGCAACATCTAAAATTTTACCATGAAGAACTTGAATATATTTTAATTGTTCATGAGGTTTAGTTTGATAATGGAGACCTCTAATCACATTTTTTGAAGAAATTGACATATTATCCTGATCAAAAGAATTATTTAGTTCTAGTTTCTGCATGTTATTTTTGTTCCATAATTCTCTAAATAGACCTCTGTTG
This is a stretch of genomic DNA from Flavobacteriales bacterium TMED191. It encodes these proteins:
- the rfbC gene encoding dTDP-4-dehydrorhamnose 3,5-epimerase yields the protein MKKISTNIDGLYVLENISHSDNRGLFRELWNKNNMQKLELNNSFDQDNMSISSKNVIRGLHYQTKPHEQLKYIQVLHGKILDVAVDLRKESNTFGEYFSIEISDKNSMGLWIPKGFAHGFLALQEKTIVVYKCAGKYKKNYEKTIKWNDPQLNIKWGINSPKVSIKDSKGISFASFQKIKN